In Thalassotalea sp. Sam97, a single window of DNA contains:
- a CDS encoding alpha/beta fold hydrolase: MSDKIYFNTGDKFSFKKSMVNLTTRLHHRVAPAHAEKTARKLLLTPVRIKAKNPEPAGLIKGTVLCNEGELKTYQLGSGPTWVLVHGWSGRANQFFPLMQYIAQQGYTAISYDHPGHGHSEGDIGHMPAFVHGLETILDSIDNVAGVVGHSMGTASVLECQHPKLQDKPLMLIAPVLDYLDNLLETIKRSGYSMRLFNAVVARVEQQYDYPLDSIDPFNKLKTRANTTIIVHDPADRFANYRESERAETEIANVQLIKAQGQGHGRIMKSQHVIRAFDQLCK; the protein is encoded by the coding sequence ATGAGTGACAAGATATATTTCAATACGGGTGACAAGTTCAGCTTTAAAAAGAGCATGGTGAACTTGACCACGCGTTTACATCACCGAGTGGCACCGGCGCACGCAGAAAAAACAGCACGAAAATTGTTGTTAACGCCGGTTCGTATTAAGGCCAAAAACCCAGAGCCCGCAGGATTAATTAAGGGCACCGTGTTGTGTAACGAAGGCGAGTTAAAAACCTATCAACTTGGCTCTGGACCTACTTGGGTACTCGTTCATGGGTGGTCTGGTCGCGCGAATCAGTTTTTTCCACTGATGCAATACATTGCGCAGCAAGGATACACGGCTATTTCGTATGACCACCCAGGTCATGGCCACAGTGAAGGTGACATAGGCCATATGCCAGCTTTTGTACACGGATTAGAAACTATATTGGATTCCATCGACAATGTTGCTGGTGTGGTCGGACACAGTATGGGGACAGCAAGTGTATTAGAGTGCCAACATCCGAAACTTCAAGATAAACCGCTTATGCTCATCGCACCGGTGTTAGATTATTTAGATAATTTACTTGAGACGATTAAACGCTCAGGCTATTCAATGCGCTTATTTAATGCGGTTGTTGCAAGAGTTGAGCAACAATATGACTATCCGTTGGACTCAATAGATCCGTTTAACAAATTAAAAACGAGAGCAAACACCACAATCATTGTACATGATCCCGCAGACAGGTTTGCCAACTACCGTGAATCTGAGCGAGCTGAAACGGAAATTGCCAACGTCCAGCTGATTAAAGCCCAAGGACAAGGTCACGGGCGTATCATGAAGAGTCAACATGTGATCCGCGCATTTGATCAACTATGTAAATAA
- a CDS encoding PhzF family phenazine biosynthesis protein — MFVGEAAAGNPCGVIELSSWPSDADLLAITRKAELPVTSFFVKSGEQFHIRWFACDGEINLCGHGSLGAGAAIMAHYALEKVVLYSKYGDVLISQQDGLYTLQLPSWRGEPCSVPKLLTPLLTDVKDTFATRDLVFVMDSLESVNKFQPDDVSLKKVKEYHALIVTAQDGNNGYVLRYFAPKIGLSEDRATGSAQCSLAPYWFEKLGVDKLSVRQLSNAGGYFEVEQTTASSITIYAQATLRTNTIS; from the coding sequence GTGTTTGTCGGTGAGGCAGCAGCTGGAAACCCCTGCGGTGTTATAGAGCTTAGCTCTTGGCCGTCAGACGCCGATTTACTTGCCATTACTCGAAAAGCAGAGCTCCCTGTGACCTCTTTTTTTGTTAAATCGGGCGAGCAGTTTCATATTCGATGGTTCGCATGTGATGGTGAAATCAATCTATGCGGTCATGGAAGTTTAGGCGCAGGCGCTGCCATTATGGCTCACTATGCGCTTGAGAAAGTCGTTCTTTATAGTAAATACGGTGACGTGCTAATTTCTCAACAAGACGGCTTGTACACGTTACAGTTACCCAGTTGGCGTGGCGAACCTTGTAGCGTACCAAAATTGTTAACCCCGTTGCTCACTGATGTGAAAGATACTTTTGCAACGAGAGATCTGGTGTTTGTTATGGATTCATTAGAATCGGTAAACAAGTTCCAGCCTGATGATGTCTCATTGAAAAAGGTCAAAGAATATCACGCATTAATCGTAACTGCTCAAGATGGTAATAATGGTTACGTATTAAGATATTTTGCGCCCAAAATTGGCTTATCCGAAGATAGGGCTACTGGGTCTGCACAATGCTCGCTTGCGCCTTATTGGTTTGAAAAGCTCGGCGTAGATAAACTATCCGTGCGTCAATTGTCGAACGCAGGCGGCTACTTTGAGGTGGAACAAACAACCGCTAGTAGCATCACGATTTATGCACAAGCGACGTTGCGGACTAACACGATTTCATAA
- a CDS encoding TetR/AcrR family transcriptional regulator: MSKGKATRDNILNRAFMLASENGLQSLTIGELAKQCNMSKSGLFAHFNSKDNLQVAVLEYANDTFINKVIEPVRRQHLGDCESRLKALLENWLSWNHAFQGSCMFLDAWKDNCSEQSDTQDTLKRIVNTWLEYLQIQIGKGVSDGEFNQSLDSKLAVFELYGLYLSAHLYDSIHGPHISYSMFWQGVDRLITSWKKIR, encoded by the coding sequence ATGAGTAAAGGCAAAGCAACTCGAGATAATATTTTAAACCGCGCTTTTATGTTAGCGAGTGAGAATGGTTTACAAAGCCTGACGATTGGTGAACTTGCTAAGCAATGTAATATGTCCAAAAGCGGATTGTTTGCGCACTTTAATTCAAAAGATAATTTGCAAGTTGCGGTACTTGAGTATGCCAATGATACCTTTATTAACAAAGTTATTGAGCCGGTTCGACGCCAGCATTTGGGCGATTGTGAAAGCAGGCTCAAAGCGTTATTAGAGAATTGGTTGAGCTGGAACCATGCGTTCCAAGGCAGTTGCATGTTTTTAGATGCATGGAAAGACAATTGTTCAGAGCAGAGTGATACGCAAGACACATTAAAGCGTATTGTGAACACGTGGTTAGAGTATTTGCAGATCCAGATCGGTAAAGGTGTTAGCGACGGTGAATTTAACCAGTCGTTAGATTCTAAGCTAGCGGTATTTGAATTATACGGGCTGTATTTAAGTGCGCATTTATACGATTCGATTCATGGACCTCACATCAGCTATAGCATGTTTTGGCAAGGTGTCGATCGATTGATCACAAGCTGGAAGAAAATACGTTAA